CCTCTCTACCATGAAGGGCAGAGGCAGTGACTGGTGAGGTGACCAGGAGGGACTGGGCATTGATGTTGCCTTGGCCTCACTActgagaggagggaggggagggcaggctGTTGATGGCTGTTCACAGACCCAAGAGACTCCAGCAAAAAGTGCCCTGTCCCCtcagaaagaaggggaaagccACGTGTCCCAATGCCCTCCCTGAATGATGAAAGAAGGTGGTGGCACCCAGCACCTCTAGTTTGGATCCCACAATGACACCCATGAGAGCTCCTGTGCAGTGAGTTCACTGCTGGTCTGGCTTGAGTACAGGTAAAGGACCAGATAATGCTGTTCTCCAGGCCTTTCCAACAGCTCACTGCTGTTCTTGAAGGCTCAGGTAGAGAGGCACAGGCTTGGAGTGGGGGTAGGACATCACCTCAAGAGCCATCGTTGCAATGCTGACCCTGCAcaaggggagggaagagacagagggaagtgttttttaaaggatCAGATGGCCTTCCCAACTTCTCCCCTTTTAGCTTTGCGGTTCCAGAAAGCTctgttggtttaaaaaaaaaaaaaagaaatttaaaagaacaagataagaaaaaaagaaaagaaaagcagaaagaaaactgagagaAGGAGACCTCTTCCCCTCCTACTCACGGGCTGAGGtattccctgggcagccctcaCTGTCCGTCATCCATCCGTCACTacccaaaataaatacaagtttAGAGCAAAACtcattagaaaataaagtgCATCTGGAGTTGAAAAACTTCCgggaaaaaaaggggatttttttcctcttttgttttctttacaaaaaatatcctttaaaaagaaaagaaaaaaagaaagggagagcaAGGGGACAGAGGCTCCCGGCCTGGGTTCTTCTACAGGGCTGTCCCGTTGGGGAGAGGGATCTTAAACCCGCTCTTGAGCAGGGCGAGGCAGACGCAGAGGCCCAGCAGGCCGGCCAGGAGCACCCCCAGCACGGCCTTGAGGCAGGAAGTCCTGCTGCGGGTGAAGGTGCCGGGGCCCATGATGCTGAGCAGGGCCGTGCTCACAGTCAGCGTGTACACGATGGACACCCCCGTGTTGAGGGCCACGATCTTCCCGAACTTGGCGAAGGGGGCGATGATGCAGAAGAAGAGCGGGACGGTGGCGATGACGGTGGTGACGGCGCTGGACACGATGGCCACCCCCACGTGCCGCACGGCCTCCACGGTCCTCCACTGCCGGCACGCCCGGGGGTcctggggggagggagaggggtgTGAGGGCACAGCAACACGGGGCTGCACTCACAGTTTAGGCTTTGAGTCACAGGATCAgctaggctggaaaagacctctgaggtcttcgagtccaacctttgacccgACACTGCCTTGTCAACTCGACCATGGCACCgacaccaagtgccacatccaggctctgcttaaACGCCTCcggggatggtgactccaccacctccctgggcagctcattccagagtctgatcactctctctgtaaagaatttcttcctaatgtccaacctaaacctcccctgatgcagtTTAAGACCAAGCCCTcctgtcctactgctggttccctgggagaagagcccgatGTCCgcctggctcccccctcctgtcagggagttgtagaggtGGCTTAGCTCATGAAATCCCAGTCCACGACAGTTCATTCAGTCTCTGAGTCCACTGGACAAACAGCCACAGGGCTGTTTGTCAACAATCCAGCAAAGCCTGTTGGATTTTGTGCCTCCTTTGCACCACGTCACGCTGACTGCTGGGCCTGCATGACAGAGGTGCTGCGTGCAGGCATGAGACCTAGCATCAGGGATCCCAAGCTTTTGTGTGGTCTTCAtcttcccaaagaaacaaagctgttAAGGAGGCCATAAAAAAGCTGGAggtccagcacagcacagcaattTGCAGAGGTTATAGAAGGAGTGTAGGGCGGTTCCAGCACAGACTGTCTTCACTTGGACATGAAAAGGGGTTGCTTTGGGCACAGCTGTGGCCGGCAAGAAAGGGACCCTCAGCTGGGTTTACTGTACTCAGGCACACAATCTCACAGTCTGAGCAGTCTGAGCAGTTGGCTGGACAAGCAGCAAACACCCCCAGggtgctgtgagggtggtgggacaTGTCCCCCCTTGCCTGTCCTGGGTCCTGCATCCCAGGCAAGTGGCACAGAGGGCACGAGAGGAACCAAGGCAAGGCTCTAGGAAGAGCAGAACTCACCTCTGCCTGGTGCAGTGGCAGGTTCTCCCCTGCCAGCAGGTAGCCCTCCACCAAGTGCACACAGTAATCCACAGAGGAGCCAACgaggatggagagggaaatGGCCTCCACAGCTCCCATTTCCCAGCCAGACCAGTACATGATGGTCACCACCAAGCAGACGACCCCTGTGTGAAGAAGGTGATGTCAGGCAAATGTCAAGGACTCCAGGACTGCTGCCCAGGCCCACTGATACCAGTCAATCCCCGGGGAGTTTGGGATTGTATCCCTGCAGGTCTGTGTGCCAGCCAGAGTCCTGTACACACACACTCCTGCCACAGAGGCAAACACTTCCCTCACCTTCCCTTGCCACAGGGACCATTCCATAAGGCAATCAGACCTGCTGGGGCTAGTGCAGCACCCAGATAAATCAGACTGATGCCAATCTAGACTAATTCTTGCTAAATGAATCCAAGCCCAGGCaggcatgtgtgtgtgcacaggcaTTACAGGGAAATGAGCCCCTTGTTTTGCTTGCTGGAGTTACACACACTGTTACTTTTTTAAAGGCAagagtggtgtttgtttgtGAGTCATGTGTGGGAGAGTAAGTGGTTTCAAAATGatagatttgatttttaaactgagAAGTTTAGCAACACACTTAGACCACAATGTCGCCAAATCACCAGTCAGGGAGAGGGAACTATTTACAAATTTGCTTCAAATACTAACAAACTACTAAATATTCAGCTTTTAACATCTCCCACTGCTTGGAAACAGCAGCCATGGTGCAGATTCTTGGGAAGTAATGCAATTGTTATTCAAAGCATGTGGGACTTAATCACATTATTATACATAACAGGCAGGGATGGCATTTGTGTAGCTAAAACCcttatttaaacaaatagaAGGGGTTGTGTAGATAAAACACACTGGGAATTAGGCACACAAATCTACTTTCCCAATGAGGTTCCTGTGCATTTGTTGAGAGTTTCTTCTGTTCACTTAGCAAGTCCATTCTCCAGGAGTGACTCCTGGAAAGCCAGAAGGGTTTACACAGCGTAAGAACAATTCACTTCAAGTCACCCGAGACTCAGCAGTGCCACAACGCACCAACTGCAGACTGAGTGAAAGCCTGGCACATTGGAATTGGCATTTTTACCTAAgatgctgagcagcactggcagcaggaggaggatgtgtGTGGTGAACACGGCCACTGCAGCCACACAGATGACCAGAGAGAGGACAAGACCATACAGGGCACTCTGCACTCCTGGAAGAGAAGAGCCAGCTGTTTGGATCCTGGAAGGCGACAGCTGCATGAGAAAGGCACCATGTCCCTGCTGGCAAGGGACTCACACTGGGGGagatgggagaggagagaatGAGAGTGGAAAGAAGGTTATCAGCTTCCTGGATCTCACATCAGCAGGACTGATTTTCCTGGGCTCTGACTGGGATTTTGACAGTACACATTGCTTGGGGCAGGAACAGGCTTTAGGATTTTGCACAGCAATGGCAAGGGACTGAAGATATAACCCAGGCCCACCAGATGGGACAGAGCGTGCTGTGAAGATGTATCAGAGAGTGGGTTCCAGGGAGAGGAACATGGCAGTCACTTGCCTATAATCTCCATGAAAATCTGCTTCCAGTGCTCACAGGTCTGGAAGCCGTGCCGGAGAGCAGAGCcctctgggaagagctggagttgctgctgcaggaatgtCTCCCATTTCAGGTAGTCAGCATAGGTCTGGAAGGACGACTTCCCCTTGTAGGTTGTCTGTAACAAGAAGAACTTGTTACTGGTGCCCTGCTCTTCTTGTGTGGCAAGGGGAGAGGCAGAACAAGCCAGCTGGAGTGGCAGCACCAGGCAGAACTGGCAGTGGCATCTGCGCAAATCTGCCACCAGCCTTTTGCCTGAGCCAATTGTGGCACAAGCAGCCACTTCTTACAACTTGTGAGTGCAGGTATCTGTCTGCAACAAGGCACAGACACTGATAAACTCTAAGTTATGGCTGCAAATGAAAGTGGCCAGTGCAGAAAGAGCAGAGCTAAAACCCCAGAAGTCACAAGAATAAGCTGTCACCAGGACAGATGGCGATGCCATGTGCTCACCGATTCAAATGCCATGGAGATCCACTGCACCTTCCCATCCTTCACCCCCACTGCCCCATGAGAGAGCTGTCCAGGCAGCAGGTTTGGCTCTGGGATGTTCTTGCACTCAGGGTGCAACATCTGCAGAAAGGAGGAGATGCTGTAAcctggagagaaagaaagagcaagggctggagagcagcacagggaatggAAGCACACTGGAGCAACgggataaaaaaaaacaaaaccaaaaaccaccaaaccaaaacccacaaccaaCAACCCAAAAAGAGAACCCCAAGAGGAAGCTGCAGGCCCCATttgtcagctgctgcttccccttgCCACTCTGGTTTGCCAAAGCCCTGGAAGTCTCAGCACCAGAGCCCTCAGCTGCTGTATTTTGAAGGGACATTCcatgccagcagcacaggacaGGACACTGCCACTGCTGTCTGTCCCCAGCTGTCAGGAACCAGCACAAACAGCAAGTGCTGAGGGCTGtctgcagggatttttttcctggcatgAGACTGGCTTTTGGCCTGAAGCCAGTATGCACTTCCTAGGCTCAGCTCCACAACCTGGCGACCTCTTTAAGTTGGGAAATCCGGGCACTGGTCAGGTATGCAAAGCCATAGACACAGTAACCTCACTGCAGTGAGATCAGGTGTGATTTGATGATTACTCAGGAGCTACCAAGAAGATATTTACTGATTTGAAAGATTAAAGTGTACCACAAGCAATACCCACGACTGGAAAGAACAGACTCAATTCTGTTCTTATCTGCCTGGATTAAATCCCAAAGAACACACCTTTGTGGTGCTTTTGGTGTTAAAGAGGCcgtttttctttctcatgtccCAAAAAGCACAACCAAGGGCACGTTCTAGAAGGGCCAAGCTGccttgggaagaaaaggaggcagCAAGCAGCAGCCACCCTCTGTGGTTTGCAGTTTAGGAGCCCAGCTCAAGCAAGCCCTGCTCTAGGCAGGAGTTAGTCCAACCTACCcgagggcaggcactgagccCCTCCGGGCTTCACCAGCTCCGCGTTGCTGGCGATGGCTTTGCAGAGGCGGCACAGGTTGCCAATCTCTTTGAAGAGGTCAAAGCTGTCATCGTAGATAACGCTGCCCTTTCACAAGGAGACACAACAACAGGAGCACCACACGTGAGGCACACACTCAGCCACTGGCATGAGGAGGCAGAAGCCAAGTCCTCCCCTGGCTACACAGCCTGGGCCCAGCTTGTACAGACCACAGGAAACCCACCAGACATCTTTGCTTTACCAGATAACCCCGGAAGAAGCTACATGTCCTGCCCACCCCACAGAAGTCAGGCAGTACAACAGAAACACTGATAAATGAACAGCCACCATGCCATGCCCAAAGCCATTAGGGTCTGCCtaagcagcagctctgaatcCCTAGAAGTGCCCAGCACAAAACTCCACCTTTCTGCCCATCCCACTGCCTACATTTCTCACTGCTCCTTCCAGAGGGAACAGGTAAAGGCTGATTCTGCACAATGCCCCCAAATCAGAGGGcaggaagaacagcagaaagCTAAAATGCATCAGCCGAGGGACCAGAGCTAAGCATAATTTTCCTGGGGAAAGGCTGTGAATGTGTCAAGGTGTCAGATCTGGGAGATAAAGCTGTTCCAAGAAAAGTCACATTTAGTAACTGTTCTCtagagtaatttatttttattctttcatgtTAATATCTCATAGCAAGATAAACAATTATAGAAAAACACCAGTTCCCTCAGTCTTGAATTTGAGGTGAGATTTCATACTGAGCTCAAGATGGGTTTATTTCTGAAGTCCTCAGGAAAGCCAGATTTAGACTCAAAATTAGAAGGTTATATATTGCACTCAAAGAGATTTTCTGAAAAGTCTGAGGTGTTTTCAGCAAGGGCTTCTTGACCTCCATTATTTGTCAATTTGCTAGAACAGAAGTGTACTTTTGGCTCATCACAGCGCTGCCAACTCTGCTCCTCCACCTGTCTGGATGGCTGGGCCAcctgcctgggctgtggggaTTAACTAGTCCCCACCCAGAGGGGCCGTCCCACCCCCCGGGCTGTGTGTACCATGTCTCCGATGACGTGGTTGTCCGGGCGCCTCGTGCGGTTGACGCCCCTGATCCCGAACACCACGAACACCATGGCTCCCGTGTCCACCAGCGGCCGCACCGCCGGCTTCCCACAGCCCGTGTTCATGCACGGGTTAAACCCAGACGTGGCCGACGGCTTcgccctgggtgctgctgctgccaaacacAAGGAAAGGCTGGTTACGTTAGATGGCCAAAGAGCTCCGACTCCCTGGATctgacagccaggagggaaTCATCAGCTCACCTTTCTCACTGGGAACGTACAGGATGCCTTTGGTGGGTCCATCCGGGCTCGAGCTGAGCAGGCAGCCCGGGGGTGCCACACACACTCGGCCGTGGTAGGGGGGCTTGTGCGACTGGGCAAAGTACAGCTTCCTGTGCAGCAAAGAAAGTTTGTTAAGGGGGACCAGAGGTAGTGAGGGTGATTTGCCAAAGCATTACGTGAAAACAGGCGTTCTCAGGggcagaaggaaagggaaaggtgaGCATCTCCAGGCCTGGATCCCTAGCCATTGCATATTGTGTGCTGCCCATGCAGCCCAAGAGTTCAGGTGGGTAAGGACAAGAACGAGATCAGCAACGTCTTTTTGCCATCCAACGAAATCCCAgtcacagccctgcccctgtGAGGCCTTTGCACGTTGGTGATGCTATGGGCCTGCAGAATGACTGCAGAGATGGGGCACATGTGCAGCAAAGCAAGTTCTGGGGTCACAGATGTCACCAACTGAAGGCAGGACTGGCACTGGGCATTAGGATCAGcctctcagctgtgctgtctctgctgcctggCCAGGAGGGGGTTTGGAAGCTTACCGTGTTCGCTGCTGCTCCTTGGAGGCCACGTAGAAGCTGAAGTCGAACTTCCAGCCCCTCTTGGTGTCACAGGACAAGGTGGTCATCATCCACTTCCTGGGGCTCGTCTGCTTAAGCAGCCCTACTGTGGACACACAAGCTGTCAGCTTCCTGGTGAAGTTACCGAAAGGCACTCTATACACCTAAGCAATGGATAATGAAAACAGACACTTAACTCCACAGGGTGCAGCCTGTTGCACATTAGCATCACacactcccctcctccctgagcactggcacagccacacGGATGAGCACTGCAGGCACAaccccagccaccccctggccctccccttcccaggctTGGCCAGCGTGTGATGGGGCCCCTCagcaccccaaatcccagtggcCTGGGCTGAATGGTGGCTGGCATCTGCTCAGTGACACCCACACTTCTGCTTCCATTGCTGACAGTCACATCACAACAGCGACAGGGGAGTAATGTGGCACTACAAGGCATAATCTTTAACAATGCCAGGCACAATGCCTTCCTTTCTAGCTACCTTACTGCCAGTGTCACCCAGAGCTACCTTGGACCCCCATGGAGAGACAGGAGGAGGCTCTTGTGCTCACCTGCTGAGTGCTGCACTCTTGGTAGAGGGGTCCAACATCCTGGACTGACTCACCTGGAATGAAGGCACCTCCCCGTCTCCCGGTGACACCGTCTGCCAGGGTGCAGGGACACTGGCATTGAGTGAGAATCTGTAGATGGCTGGTCTTCCCTTGCTCCTGGACTTGGAGATGTACACAGTCCCCTGGAGatctgaagaaaacagagggCGTGAGGGCTGGTGGTACTTTTCAATCAGCAAATCCTACAGATGTGGACAGGGCACAGGAGGGTTCTTCTGGTCTGCTCTCTCCTCTGGgacagcaggcacagcctctGCCTTCTGGCAGCACAACACACCTTTCCAAGGCTGCCACAAATATATCCTGAGCTGCAGTAATTCCTGACAGCTTATTGATTCATGTCATCTCGGGACCTGGCCCAATAACTCTTTTATCCTCAAAATCCCTGCAAAACAGGCTGAATTTACTCTCCTTGTGACCTGCCAACAAGGTTGTGACACAGGCCCAGGATGCAAAAGCTGGGAGTTCCCAGCCCTGTACTCAGATCAGAGACATCTGTCACTAGACTGTACTGCCACCTGGGTTACAGGACCCTgtcctggagagcaggaggcatTCAGGGGAAGTGGGATTGTAAAGACACCCTTTATATCCAGCACTAGGGCTCAGTGGGGCAGGCTTTGAGGAGAATTATTCCCCCTCAGCTATTCAGTGAGCATATGGTTTAGTTTCTACCCAAGTGGATCCTTGGGCCCTGGCCCCAAAGGTGGTCAGTCATCATGCCCCACTCACCTTGCTGCCCTGTATCACTTATGCTGCCTTTGCTTCCCCAGGGTGACCCTGAGcccctcttccttttttccaaggAGGTTCGGATGTTGTTCTGCAAACTGTGGGGCTTTTCCTGAAACAAACCTGTCCCACAAGGTTAGTCAGGGAAGAAAGAGTGAAGGACACAAGAGACATACCAGCCCTGTGCACACCACAGACTCTGCTGCTGAACTCCAGACCCTGAGAAGGCAACACAGAGCCCCAGCTGGGCACTGACAGGAGAGCAGCACTTATGAATAAAAGTAGTCAGTTTTCATGGACTATGAGGGAATTGCTCCAGCAGAAACACTCAGACAGTTCCTGGCTAAAGCAAGAAATACTATTCAAAATATTCCACTAGTACAGGCAACTCAGCCATCCCACTCCCAAGGTGTGCCTCCCTTCAGCAGGATCCATCCACTGTCCAGTGAGATATCTGAACACCGTAGGCCTCTGCCTcggctcctccagcccagggtGTAGGCTGGGCTGCACCCACCATGGTCTGGGGACCAGCACTCTTACCTGAGCAGGTAATGCAGGAGATGCCTTCTGCACTCAGGTTGTATTTCAggtccagcagcacctggatgTTGGTGTCAGGCCGGAACAAGACTGGAGCACGGCTGGCGGGATGGAGGCGGCTGGCAAAGAATATGGACAGGAGCAAAACAAGGAGGAAGAGCCCTGCAAAGAGAAACCCAGGTGAGTGTGTGGGACCCTACATGCACCTTGCACTTGAGACATACTCAGAGAGCAGGCGTGTGGTAGAAAGATGgtgttttcagctggaaaaagaaCAACCTCTAAAGCACACTGGCAGCTGGGCTTTCTTGTAATGAGCCCCATGCCTGGAAAACCCCATCAGGGCTTGCCATTTTAGAtctgaatgaaaggaaaaggatggaaaagtTCCTAATGCAGTTCCCTTGGGGACTGACTGTTCTGGGAGCACTCTTCCACTGTGATAGAAGCCATTTACCATGTCCCTTTTCTCATCTCTTGTCACTAATAATCAAGGCTTGGGGACTGACTGAGATGCAGTCAAACCCTCTAAAATCCATGCAGATGGAACaccacccctccttccttaCCCACAATCACCCATCTGCTCTTCACTGCAGACCACAGCACCCAgtgttccagcagctcctgcaggcgGGTTATCAAGTGACCCCggttgctcttctctgcagggagctgcaggtttTCTGGCATCACGGACACCAAGGGGACATCCCCCATTTCCAGCGAGACTAGAAGAGAAATCAAAGGCGGTCTCAGTGTCATGAGTGTGTCTCAGagctctctgctctcctttaCCAAATCTTCTGAAGGGGCTGTACAACTCAAGCTAAAGATGGAGTAAGACCCAGACAGAGGCAGTGATTTCCAGGATGTCACAGGAAGCTTCTTTGTCAAGTCACTGCTGTGCGACAGCTACACTTTTGAAACCATAGCTCAGTCCAAATCTGTGCTTCAGGCTGTTCCTCCTCTGCCAGATCCCACAAACATTGTCCATAAGGTTACAGGGACACTGCATGCTGCTTGGGCCAAACAGAATTTGTCCCAGTCCCACTAAATGTGTCTTACTGCTAATTACACACAGCTGACCTCTTCCTGACTGCAGCCTGGTTCCTCTCTGACCTCTTCTCTCCAGCTCAGGGATGCCAAGGGAACTGCCCTCTTCTCTACACATGAGAAGTGGGCACTGGCTGTGGTGAGACCAAGCCTGGCACTCTGTACAGCTGCCCCACAAACCACACTTGGGCACTGCCTGGAACAAGCTGCTTTGCTTCTTCGTGAATTACCCAATGCCAGGGGCCCTGGAGGAAAGGATCCTGCTGGGAGGGATTATTCCCATATATCACCAGTGCATGTGGCTCTGGCATACTGAGGAGAGCTCttgcagcacagagccagagcttctctgcctgcctgtcacaggcagctcagagccccctctgcagccaggggtctgcctgtgctgtggcatTGATCCATTTGCCTCCAGCTCCAGTTTGCTCCCAGGCCTGAAAATCACTCACTGCCCAGACTATTGCTGTGGGGGGTTTTAAAAGGAAGAGTTTCCAGCAAGTTTTAAAAGCCAAATATGAGAAAGCACTTTTATCTTCAGATCAGGGCTAGAAGGATTATCTCCTGCCAACAACAGATAGGGAATTTCTGGGCATTTTTTCTAGATTGTTTATGTGCTCTCAGGCAAGTCACTGCCCTTTTTGTGCTGtgacagaggagctgctctggagagGTGATGCCAGAGAACAACCAAGTGTTCtctctcctgcttcccaaaTGCAGTGCTCCGAAtagcagggaagagaggaagactCTGCTCAAATGTGAGCTGTCCTGGTACTATGGATTAGGTGTTTCATGGCTACATCCATGTCACAATCAGAGCTCCCAGGAAGCAGATCACATTGGACCCAAGAGAATTAGCAAGGTAGTTAGAAAGCATTGTATTGACACCCTCTGAAGATCTCAAAGCAACTTTATAACTGTGAGTGAGTTCTGACTCTTACAACCCCCTGTGCCATCACCATCTCCAACTTACAGTTAGaactgaggcagggacaggaggaacTGCAGGATGAACAGGGCAGTGTGGTCCCCCTGAAGGCACCACCCCACAGGCACATACCAGGCTCCTCCTCCACGCTGAGCAGTGGGATGTCATCATCAAGGTAGGGAAGGGtctctctgcctgccctggagGTGGCCTCTGGGGCAATGAAGAGATCTTCAGCCAGGTGCAAGGCTCTCTTTTTGGTGCACTTCTGACTACAGCTGGATTGGAGCAGGAAAGGAGACAGAGGCAAGAGTTTTAAGGCACATACCCTGCAAAGAGTTCCCAGTGGGCTCCTTCAGTGACAAGGAGAGCAGCAACAGCCTGCTCTAATTACTTGGAAAGACAACAGGCACTGCCACGAGCAATTTCCATTGCTAAGTGCTGAGaggtcagggctgggctggatgcacagagcagggctgagctgtggcCACTGGGTGCTGAGTGACAGGAGTTTCAGGAGTTCATCTCCCTGCTAATGAGTTAAATCAGGCCAGGTCATCTGCGGGGCTAAAGaacaggggagggggaaatgtgCTGGCTTCAAACACAGATCTGCATGTCCTGCTTGTGCtcacaggcaggagcagtggTGATCTGTCTGCCTTGCAGGGCCTGTGTCTCCACAGCTTGGAGGTTTAGCTGTGCATTAAGTGCTCTGAGGACACAAATGGCTCCAAAACCCCGTGGGATTCAACCCAGAGGATTGACTGGCACTGCAGAGTCTGGATCTTGGGAGGCACCTATGCACATGCCAGGGGAGATTAGTGAGACCCAGGCTATGAGAGTAGGACCTAATGCTTCCATTTTGCTCCAATCTGGAATGGCAGAATTTAAATTTCCCTTCTGATAGAGGGAAAGCCAAGCTGCCTCAGGGGACTGAAGATAACTGAGATGATAGGGCAGGAATTTGCACACTGCCTTGAgttccacaggctgcagggcttACCTGGTTTGGCAGGAGCTCTCTAGCGGGGACACATAAAGGGTCCATATTCCAAGAGCAGCTGGCATGGTGAAGAGCACAGCTacccagcagcaggacacaaTCAGTGACATGAAGAGTCCGAAGTCATGCACAGCTGGGATCTACAGGAAGAGAGAGAACATGGAGTTGGGATCAActgaggcaggagagctggaaagacAGCAGGCAAGAAACAGATGTCTGGAGGACAGCAGCACACGCTGACCTCAGCCATGGTTGTCAGCAAGCTTGGTAGGTAAAACACT
This genomic window from Chiroxiphia lanceolata isolate bChiLan1 chromosome 22, bChiLan1.pri, whole genome shotgun sequence contains:
- the DISP3 gene encoding protein dispatched homolog 3 isoform X1 — protein: MDTEDDPLLQDAWLEEEDEEVAFSSRKRREGAVLCGKSPCRVRPLRVTLPVSGFWNIVGWVFTNPYCAGFILFLGCAIPAVLAVVMFLHYPALDIDISYNAFEIRNHESSQRFDALALALKSQFGSWGRNRRDLADFTSETLQRLIFEQLQQLHLNASHLGVSARVRRSPPEGRTSSPEPRVHPSPGNRTARVGRGAPRWDYSSTYISANTQTHAHWRIELIFLARGDSENNIFTTERLVTIHEVERKIMDHPRFREFCWKPHEVLKDLPLGSYSYCSPPSSLMTYFFPTERGGKIYYDGMGQDLADIQGSLELAMTHPEFYWYVDEGLSAENMKSSLLRSEILFGAPLPNYYSVEDRWEEQRRKFQNFVITYVAMLAKQSTSKVQVLYGGTDLFDYEVRRTFNNDMLLAFISSSCIAVLVYILTSCSVFLSFFGIASIGLSCLVALFLYHVVFGIQYLGILNGVAAFVIVGIGVDDVFVFINTYRQATHLKDLRLRMIHTIQTAGKATFFTSLTTAAAYAANIFSQIPAVHDFGLFMSLIVSCCWVAVLFTMPAALGIWTLYVSPLESSCQTSCSQKCTKKRALHLAEDLFIAPEATSRAGRETLPYLDDDIPLLSVEEEPVSLEMGDVPLVSVMPENLQLPAEKSNRGHLITRLQELLEHWVLWSAVKSRWVIVGLFLLVLLLSIFFASRLHPASRAPVLFRPDTNIQVLLDLKYNLSAEGISCITCSGLFQEKPHSLQNNIRTSLEKRKRGSGSPWGSKGSISDTGQQDLQGTVYISKSRSKGRPAIYRFSLNASVPAPWQTVSPGDGEVPSFQVYRVPFGNFTRKLTACVSTVGLLKQTSPRKWMMTTLSCDTKRGWKFDFSFYVASKEQQRTRKLYFAQSHKPPYHGRVCVAPPGCLLSSSPDGPTKGILYVPSEKAAAPRAKPSATSGFNPCMNTGCGKPAVRPLVDTGAMVFVVFGIRGVNRTRRPDNHVIGDMGSVIYDDSFDLFKEIGNLCRLCKAIASNAELVKPGGAQCLPSGYSISSFLQMLHPECKNIPEPNLLPGQLSHGAVGVKDGKVQWISMAFESTTYKGKSSFQTYADYLKWETFLQQQLQLFPEGSALRHGFQTCEHWKQIFMEIIGVQSALYGLVLSLVICVAAVAVFTTHILLLLPVLLSILGVVCLVVTIMYWSGWEMGAVEAISLSILVGSSVDYCVHLVEGYLLAGENLPLHQAEDPRACRQWRTVEAVRHVGVAIVSSAVTTVIATVPLFFCIIAPFAKFGKIVALNTGVSIVYTLTVSTALLSIMGPGTFTRSRTSCLKAVLGVLLAGLLGLCVCLALLKSGFKIPLPNGTAL
- the DISP3 gene encoding protein dispatched homolog 3 isoform X2, which encodes MDTEDDPLLQDAWLEEEDEEVAFSSRKRREGAVLCGKSPCRVRPLRVTLPVSGFWNIVGWVFTNPYCAGFILFLGCAIPAVLAVVMFLHYPALDIDISYNAFEIRNHESSQRFDALALALKSQFGSWGRNRRDLADFTSETLQRLIFEQLQQLHLNASHLGVSARVRRSPPEGRTSSPEPRVHPSPGNRTARVGRGAPRWDYSSTYISANTQTHAHWRIELIFLARGDSENNIFTTERLVTIHEVERKIMDHPRFREFCWKPHEVLKDLPLGSYSYCSPPSSLMTYFFPTERGGKIYYDGMGQDLADIQGSLELAMTHPEFYWYVDEGLSAENMKSSLLRSEILFGAPLPNYYSVEDRWEEQRRKFQNFVITYVAMLAKQSTSKVQVLYGGTDLFDYEVRRTFNNDMLLAFISSSCIAVLVYILTSCSVFLSFFGIASIGLSCLVALFLYHVVFGIQYLGILNGVAAFVIVGIGVDDVFVFINTYRQATHLKDLRLRMIHTIQTAGKATFFTSLTTAAAYAANIFSQIPAVHDFGLFMSLIVSCCWVAVLFTMPAALGIWTLYVSPLESSCQTSCSQKCTKKRALHLAEDLFIAPEATSRAGRETLPYLDDDIPLLSVEEEPVSLEMGDVPLVSVMPENLQLPAEKSNRGHLITRLQELLEHWVLWSAVKSRWVIVGLFLLVLLLSIFFASRLHPASRAPVLFRPDTNIQVLLDLKYNLSAEGISCITCSGLFQEKPHSLQNNIRTSLEKRKRGSGSPWGSKGSISDTGQQDLQGTVYISKSRSKGRPAIYRFSLNASVPAPWQTVSPGDGEVPSFQVYRVPFGNFTRKLTACVSTVGLLKQTSPRKWMMTTLSCDTKRGWKFDFSFYVASKEQQRTRKLYFAQSHKPPYHGRVCVAPPGCLLSSSPDGPTKGILYVPSEKAAPRAKPSATSGFNPCMNTGCGKPAVRPLVDTGAMVFVVFGIRGVNRTRRPDNHVIGDMGSVIYDDSFDLFKEIGNLCRLCKAIASNAELVKPGGAQCLPSGYSISSFLQMLHPECKNIPEPNLLPGQLSHGAVGVKDGKVQWISMAFESTTYKGKSSFQTYADYLKWETFLQQQLQLFPEGSALRHGFQTCEHWKQIFMEIIGVQSALYGLVLSLVICVAAVAVFTTHILLLLPVLLSILGVVCLVVTIMYWSGWEMGAVEAISLSILVGSSVDYCVHLVEGYLLAGENLPLHQAEDPRACRQWRTVEAVRHVGVAIVSSAVTTVIATVPLFFCIIAPFAKFGKIVALNTGVSIVYTLTVSTALLSIMGPGTFTRSRTSCLKAVLGVLLAGLLGLCVCLALLKSGFKIPLPNGTAL